In Catharus ustulatus isolate bCatUst1 unplaced genomic scaffold, bCatUst1.pri.v2 scaffold_161_arrow_ctg1, whole genome shotgun sequence, a single genomic region encodes these proteins:
- the LOC117011444 gene encoding TOG array regulator of axonemal microtubules protein 2-like has translation ESAEMCVSLLDKVSLMKEFSHQWSQLSGQALLDVTVRITVLVEGVYARSPEVVQRSALPVLWSLLENKALPVRSANVRTVVTGLASALYKVMGTKLQKCAANQPPHVQERLSNIWAGEPLMFSRIQTKC, from the exons AAGAGTcagcagaaatgtgtgtttctCTTTTAGATAAAGTGTCACTGATGAAAGAGTTCAGCCACCAATGGAGTCAACTGAGTGGCCAAGCTCTGCTGGATGTCACAGTGCGCATCACAG TGCTTGTGGAAGGGGTTTATGCCAGGAGCCCTGAAGTCGTCCAGCGCTCCGCCCTGCCCGTGCTCTGGTCCTTGCTGGAGAACAAGGCGCTGCCTGTGCGGAGCGCCAATGTGCGCACTGTGGTCACTGGGCTTGCCTCTGCCCTCTACAAGGTGATGGGCACCAAGCTGCAGAAGTGTGCTGCCAACCAGCCCCCACATGTGCAGGAAAGACTCTCCAACATTTGGGCTGGTGAACCCTTGATGTTCTCCAGAATACAAACCAAGTGCTGA